In Labrus mixtus chromosome 22, fLabMix1.1, whole genome shotgun sequence, the genomic window tgaatgaCTGAAGCTCTTAgcggacaaacacacacacacacacacacacacacacacacacacacacacacacagcttgtcaacaggcaggcCGCTGGCTGGGCCGATAaactttaaagatggagtcagcagcttgtaCCCCGGGACGTGATAaaggttttatatttatatttatatgagGGATGgaaaaaactttcatttttaattcttctataaatattcagagaatcaaaatgtcctttcagaataaaacaacaaacaatgaaaaggTGTCCGAGTGGTTAGGGTGCATgcatcatgtacagaggctgtagtcctctgaGCGGGCAGGTTCGAATCCCCTGTAGCTCAACGTGCAGCCTGGTTTACTTTTGAAtgtgaaatgtctttaaagCTGCATTATGTGGATTTTCTCCACTAGGGGGCAGGAGACGACTGAACAAAAACGTTTTCTCCACGTTCATGAGGACTCGGGATAAAATGTCTCTCCatcagagagacacacacacacacacacacacacacacacacacagagctctggTTAATGATTGGCTCTCCACCACTTTGTCCCACACCTCGCACTTCCGCCGTTTGTGATATGAGAGAGATtctgtccaggtgtgtgtggtgCAACGCAGGTAAAGGTGAGATATGGAGATTGttatcacacactcacacacacacacacacacacacacacacacacacacacacacacacaaacacacactgcactgatGCAACCGTTGCCATTGTGAGGCAATCCGTCTCAAAGCAGGAGGGGGGGTCTGTTAGTTAAAGGACTGatccagatattctcctgatctgttcagaacaaactggagaacaggaaacatgcagcagcaggttgattagagcacggagatggtagaggtggcgtgcagacagtctatggtcgtgcagcgatcacagggaataaaggtcaccaccccctcccactggcccctcccactggcccctcccactggctccaggtgaattctcctgattatatcctgctgtgttctcacattagatcactctgactttctgcagaataaacacgaggaggctgaaggagaaacatccagatgtttgtgatcacatgacgctcagagtgaaaACACTTCAGGaggtttctgcaggtgtgaaacaGACACATCACCTGTCAACAAAGACGCTCGGCAGAgataaagtttgaaatgttaatttatttttattttttttaaataatttgactTGAAGAGGTTTTCTTTAGTTTGGTTCTCTCGGGTTCTGAAGGTCCTCGTGCTTCTTTGTGGTGGAGAAAGTTTCTTTGTTCTACAGTCAGTCAGacgctgccctctagtggccgTTTGGTTTCACTGCAGCTGGAGACAGAAAGCAGCAAGCTGTTAGTTTTTAGTAATATtaggtgggttttttttaacattttctttcagcagTTTAGTTCAGCAGTTTAGTTCAGTGGTTCTAAACCCCGTCTGACtcgtgacctttgacctcatgaAACATCCAAAACAGACTACAGCTCTTTCTGACTCTAAAtcgtctgtaggtgtgaatgtgagtgtgtcaggTTAAGATTAAAGATTTACTTtaattgatccccgcaaggggaaatttcagtttttacactttaagtcatgaacacacacatacacaaacaggatcttatggacatgcactagtGGAGGGATGTGAGGGTGACAGGGCAGCCCccggcgggcgctcctgggctgatggtggggagggggtttggtgccttgctcaagggcacctcagcagtgctcaggaagggatctggcacctctccagctaccagaccaacttccatatttggtcagcaccgggacttgagccggagaccctccggttcccaacccaagtctctacagacagagctactgccgccccgttgtctgtctctatatgtcagctctgtgattggctggtgaacagtccagagtgtaaccccgcctctcgtccaatgacagctgagatcaACTCCAGCCCCCCCACAACCCCGAAAGGGAAGAGCGGTTAAGTTTTGTTCAGGAGTTTTATGAAGcacaaaactacaaataaaacaagattcaaaatatcagaaacaaaactttattcaacaatctgacaaaaaaacagcataaaaaaaGTTCCTCAGTtcacttctttatttataaaaaacacaaaaacagaggaGTCTGTTTTTAGAAGGTTCTCCTCTGAATCATATTCAGTAAAGCTTCTGAAAACAGGCTCCTGCACGCACAGCCACTGAGTCACGCCGTCACCATGGTTACAGAGAAGGAGGAGCCAGGAGGTCAGTGGACGACGGAGTTGAGCGGCTCGGCTCGGATGTTTCCTAAATCCAGAGTGGAGTCCGTCTCCTCATCGATCTCCCCGATCACGgctctgaaacaaacacacatatcatTGTTAACGagggttgtcatgacaacagggTCCTCATTCATAAACTGATGTTCTAAACTTACACATGAAGTGTAACATCaggtctacaaaccccccaaaagtccatcctctccgtcttctgcctgctccacttttcagaaaatgtgtgctcaaacaggccgtttggagattttcccttcatgacatcacaaagggcagtagcccctcccccaggtgggtgacactcccacagctaggtgtttgttctgccctctgagtctgccttctcaccgtaaacaataggacatggagcgagaaagaccgagtacacccaagtccttccagagaggggggcgtggtcagacacagataatttacaaatttaaaggtacagactcagagggggcgtggtcagacaccgctcatctacatatttaaaggtacagactcagagggggcgtggtcagacacagctcatctacatatttaaaggtacatgctcagagggggcgtggtcagacacagctcatttacatatttaaaggtacagactcaggtggggcgtggtcagacacagctcatttacatatttaaaggtacagactcggagggggcgtggtcagacacagataatttacatatttaacgGTACAGACCAGGTGTTTGATCCTCcagactctgtgtgtttattctctgtgttttattagaggtcaaaggtcactcacACGTTGTCTCCTCTGACGATGTAGAGTCCCAGCACCACCTGCTCCACCCCCTGACTGGAGCTGAACACTCGCTCGTGACTCTCATCCAGAATCAGGTTGATGGTCTGATCGAAGCCTTTCAGCGtgccctgaaaacacacacacaaacacacgtttaaacacacacacacacacacacacacacgtttaaacacacacacacacatcaacacacgtttaaacacacacacacacacaccaacacacgtttaaacacacacacacacacacacacacatcaacacacgtttaaacacacacacatcaacacacgtttaaacacacacacacacacatcaacacacgtttaaacacacacacacgtttatacacacacacacgtttatacacacacatacgtttatacacacacacgtttatacacacacacgtttatacacacacacgtttatacacacacacacgtttatacacacacccgtttatacacacacacgtttatacacacacacgtttatacacacacacgtttaaacacacacgtttatacacacacacacgtttatacacacacacacgtttatacacacacacatttatacacacacacgtttatacacacacacacgtttatacacacacacgtttaaacacacacacgtttatacacacacacacgtttatacacacacacacgtttatacacacacacgtttatacacacacacgtttaaacacacacacgtttatacacacacacacacacacacgtttatacacacacacacgtttatacacacacacgtttataaacacacacacgtttatacacacacacgtttataaacacacacacgtttataaacacacacacgtttatacacacacacacgtttatacacacacacgtttatacacacacacgtttatacacacacacacgtttatacacacacacacgtttatacacacacacgtttatacacacacacacgtttatacacacacacgtttatacacacacacacgtttatacacacacacacgtttatacacacacacgtttaaacacacacacgtttatacacacacacacacgtttatacacacacacacacgtttatacacacacacgtttaaacacacacacgtttatacacacacacacgtttatacacacacacacgtttatacacacacacacgtttatacacacacacgtttaaacacacacacgtttatacacacacacacgtttatacacacacacgtttaaacacacacacgtttatacacacacacgtttaaacacacacacacgtttatacacacacacgtttaaacacacacacgtttatacacacacacacgtttatacacacacacacgtttaaacacacacacgtttaaacacacacacgtttaaacacacacacgtttatacacacacacacgtttatacacacacacgtttaaacacacacacgtttaaacacacacacgtttaaacacacacacacgtttaaacacacacacgtttatacacacacacacacacgtttatacacacacacgtttatacacacacacgtttaaacacacacacgtttaaacacacacacacgtttatacacacacacgtttatacacacacacgtttatacacacacacgtttatacacacacacacgtttatacacacacacatttatacacacacacgtttatacacacacacatttatacacacacacgtttaaacacacgtttatacacacgtttaaacacacgtttaaacacacgtttatacacacgtttatacacacacacatatatcaacacacgtttatacacacacacatatatcaacacacgtttatacacacacacatatcaacacacgtttatacacacacacatatcaacacacgtttacacacacacatatcaacacacgtttacacacacacatatcaacacacgtttacacacacacacacatatcaacacacgtttacacacacacacacatcaacacacgtttacacacacacacacatatcaacacacgtttatacacacacacatatcaacacacgtttacacacacacacacatatcaacacacgtttacacacacacacatatcaacacacgtttatacacacacacatatcaacacacgtttacacacacacacacatatcaacacacgtttacacacacacacacatcaacacacgtttacacacacacacacatatcaacacacgtttacacacacacacatatcaacacacgtttatacacacacacatatcaacacacgtttacacacacacacacacatatcaacacacgtttacacacacacacacatcaacacacgtttatacacacacacacatcaacacacgtttatacacacacacacatcaacacacgtttatacacacacacatatcaacacacgtttacacacacacatatcaacacacgtttacacacacacacacatcaacacacgtttacacacacacacacatcaacacacgtttatacacacacacatatcaacacacgtttatacacacacacatatcaacacacgtttacacacacacatatcaacacacgtttatacacacacacatatcaacacacgtttatacacacacacatatcaacacacgtttacacacacacatatcaacacacgtttatacacacacacatatcaacacacgtttacacacacacatatcaacacacgtttatacacacacatatcaacacacgtttatacacacacacacatatcaacacacgtttacacacacacacatatcaacacacgtttatacacacacacacatatcaacacacgtttacacatacacacacacatatcaacacacgtttacacacacacacacacacatcaacacacgtttatacacacacacatatcaacacacgtttatacacacacacacatatcaacacacgtttatacacacacacatatcaacacacgtttatacacacatacatatcaacacacgtttatacacacacacatatcaacacacgtttatacacacacacacatatcaacacacgtttatacacacacacacatatcaacacacgtttacacacacacacatcaacaaacgtttatacacacacacatatcaacacacgtttatacacacacacatatcaacacacgtttacacacacatcaacacacgtttatacacacacacacatatcaacacacgtttacacacacacacacacatatcaacacacgtttatacacacacacacatatcaacacacgtttacacacacatacatatcaacacacgtttacacacacatacatatcaacacacgtttacacacacacacata contains:
- the lsm8 gene encoding LSM8 homolog, U6 small nuclear RNA associated, which gives rise to MSTALESYINRTVAIVTSDGRMIVGTLKGFDQTINLILDESHERVFSSSQGVEQVVLGLYIVRGDNVAVIGEIDEETDSTLDLGNIRAEPLNSVVH